The segment CTTCAAAAGCTGCTTCAAGATATGCAGCCATTTCATATTCATCTCGAAGATGTTCAGAAACATCATAATTTGATATGATGCTTTTTCTTTTCATTTTGTTTCTCCTTCTACTAACTGCGCGAGCATTTTTGCCTTTTTAATATCTCTTGACTGAGTTTGTTTTGTTCCTCCAGCCAGAAGAATTATTATTATTGCTCCATATTTTTTTAAGTACACCCTATATCCAGGCCCATAATTAATACGTAGCTCTGAAACACCGTCACCGACTGATT is part of the Deltaproteobacteria bacterium genome and harbors:
- a CDS encoding type II toxin-antitoxin system RelE/ParE family toxin; the protein is MELRKTNEFADWIDELKDLRARARIQVRIERLKSGNPGDIKSVGDGVSELRINYGPGYRVYLKKYGAIIIILLAGGTKQTQSRDIKKAKMLAQLVEGETK